GTTTGATTCGTGTAATGAAAAGATGGAAAAGCAGCTGCGCCGCTACAAGCGCCGGTTGAAAGATCATCACAAGGAGCGTGCGGAGCCTGTTGAGTTTCTGGGCGCATCCTCGTATATCCTCGCCTCAGATAGCGATTCAGACGTACAGGAACCTGAAACCCTTCAACCCATGATCATCGCCGAAATGCAGACCAAGATTGCAACCTTGTCTGTCGGCGAAGCGGTTATGCAGATGGAGATCTCGGGGGCCCCGGTGCTGGTGTTTCGCAACGAAGGTAAAGACGGGGTGAACGTCGTGTACCGCCGCGAGGATGGTAACATTGGCTGGATTGACCCATAGGGAACCAAGTGAGCGCAGCCTCACGTCGATAGCAGAGTGGATTGAATGAATTTTTCAAAACTTCTGAAGCCGGAGGCGGTCAAGGTTCTGACCTCCGCCTCCAGCAAAAAGCGGTTGATGCAGGAACTCGGTGATCTGATGTTTGTTGCACACGGGCTTGAGGCTGATCGTGTTGTCGAGGCGCTGAATGCGCGCGAGGCATTGGGACCAACGGGTGTGGGCCATGGTGTGGCCCTGCCCCATGCCCGCCTTACTGGGCTAACCGAGGTTGTCGGCGCTTTTGTCCTGCTCGACACACCCATTGATT
This DNA window, taken from Sulfitobacter pacificus, encodes the following:
- a CDS encoding PTS sugar transporter subunit IIA translates to MNFSKLLKPEAVKVLTSASSKKRLMQELGDLMFVAHGLEADRVVEALNAREALGPTGVGHGVALPHARLTGLTEVVGAFVLLDTPIDFSSVDRQPVDLAFALFAPEDAGVEHLKALALVSRTLRDVSICNKLRANPDAGTLYTILSEEKSAQAA
- the hpf gene encoding ribosome hibernation-promoting factor, HPF/YfiA family encodes the protein MRYQISGKQIDIGDALQTHVKAELGESVKKYAERPTDAVVIFSKSGHEFVCEATVHLSTGLTASAKAHSTEIYGAFDSCNEKMEKQLRRYKRRLKDHHKERAEPVEFLGASSYILASDSDSDVQEPETLQPMIIAEMQTKIATLSVGEAVMQMEISGAPVLVFRNEGKDGVNVVYRREDGNIGWIDP